A window of Bradyrhizobium sp. AZCC 1719 genomic DNA:
CAATCGCGATGGCCGCGACCACGGCGGCGAGCATCGCCGAATTCAGCGTGTTGGCAATCTCCATGGAGCCGCTACCGGACAGCGATATCTGCAGCACCGCATTCAGCCCGCCATACAGCGCCGCCGCGCTGACGATAAAGAGGCGGATGCGTCGCCGGCCCTCGACCAGATCGGCCGACCATGACGCGACGGTCTGCACGACGGCCAGCACGATGAAGCCGAGCGCGAGAATGTTGACCATGATGATGGAAAACTGCACGCCGGATGCGGGCGCCAGCCACATGCAGTTGACGAAGCTGAAAACCGCGACCGCCGCCCAGACCAGCGCGTGCCACCAGCGCAGCCTGAACGTCTCCTCAAACAGCGCGCGCGTAAACAGCCAGAACACCACGGCGTTGCCGGTCGACAGCGCGATCACAGGCGCGAGCGCCGGGGCTACCTTCGATGGCACACCGATCGAACAAGTCACGGCATGCGCCGCCGATCCCACTGCAAAGGCCACGGCCAAGCGCCCGACGAGCACCGCTCCAAATCCGCGAAACAGCGATACTGCCAGCACCAAGAGCAGCGCCACGGTGGCGCCGCGCAGGGCGATGTCGAGGGTGGAAAGCAGCATCGGACGGTCCGTTCGCGCGGGTCATCCCCGCGCGCCGTCAATCTAGTGTGAATCGCACCGTGGTTCAATTTCCGCCGATTAGCCCTTCCAACGATCGCGCGACGTCACCGGCGCTCACCATGGCCGCAGGGACGATATGCCGAGGGATTTGAACGCAATCCAGCAATTGCTGCTATAATCGCCGCCAAACCTGAAGGAGTCCCCATGAGCTGGCAACCGTCCAACGATCCCGTGCTCGGCGATCCCAAAAGCTGCGACGCGCTCGATCTTATCATCGTGCCGCGCACCCGCGATCTCGGCGACGGGTTTGCGGTGCGGCGCGCGCTGCCGCATGGCAAGCGGCAGATGGTCGGGCCGTTCATCTTCTTCGATCATTTCGGTCCCGTGCAGTTCATGGCCGGCAAAGGCATGGACGTGCGGCCACATCCGCATATCGGGCTCGCCACCGTCACCTATCTGTTCGACGGCTCGATCATGCACCGCGACAGCGAGGGCAACATCCAGGAGATCCAGCCCGGCGCGATGAACCTGATGACGGCAGGCCGCGGCATCGCGCATTCCGAGCGCACGCCGGACGTCCAGCGCCGCGATGGCCAGAAGATGCTCGGCCTGCAAAGCTGGATCGCGCTGCCGGCGGGCTCCGAAGAAATCGCGCCGTCGTTCCAGCATTACGCGGCCGAAGCGCTGCCGACCGTGAAGGAGAGCGGGTTCACCGCGCGCATTATCGCGGGCCACGGCTTTGGCGTGAAATCGCCGGTCAGCATGGTCTCGCCCTGGTTCTATACCGAAGTGACGGCGCAGGCCGGCACCAGCGTCCCGCTCGACCCTGACCATGAGGAGCGTGCGATCTACCTCGTCGACGGCGAAGTCGAGATCGCGAACGAGCGCTACGAGGGGCCGCGCCTCCTGATCTTCCGCCCCGGCGACCGCATCACGGTGAAGGCGGTCACGCCGGTGCGGATGATGTTTCTTGGTGGCGACGCGCTGGAAGGCCCGCGGCACATCTGGTGGAATTTCGTTTCCTCCAGCAAGGAGCGGATCGAGCAGGCCAAACAGGATTGGAAAACCGGCCGGTTTGCAGCCGTTCCGCAAGAACATGAGTTCATTCCGCTGCCGGAGTGAGCTATTGCTCCGCTTTCTCATTTGCCGCCTCGCGCTTGCACGAGGCCGCCTGTTCGAAAGCCTGACCAGATGAACGCGATGCTCGCCAGCGACTTGCCCCTGCCCCGGATCGGCCGCGGCAAGGTGCGCGATATCTACGCCGTCGGCAGCGACTGCGTGCTGCTGCTCACCACCGACCGCATCAGCGCGTTTGACGTGGTGATGGCGGAAACCATCCCGATGAAGGGCGCAGTGCTGACGCAGATCAGCGCGTGGTGGTTCCGCCAGCTCGAAGGCGTGGTGCCGCATCACATGATCAGCGCCGACGCCGACGAGATCATCCGCAAGGTGCCTGGCCTGAAGGATTATCGCGCCGACATCCTCGGGCGCGCGATGCTGTGCCGGCGCACCACCGTGTTTCCGGTCGAATGCGTGATCCGCGGCTATATCTCCGGCTCCGCCTGGAAGGAGTACGCGGCCTCCGGCACGCTGGCGGGCGAGGAACTGGCGGAAGGCCTGCTCGAAAGCGGAAAGCTCGAGCCGCCGATCTTCAGCCCGGCGACCAAGGCCGAGACCGGCCATGACGAGAACATCACCATCGCGCGCATGCGCGAGATCGTCGGCAACGATGTCGCCGAGAAGCTCGAGAGCATGGCACGCACGGTCTATAATTTCGGCGAGCGGATCGCCCGCCACCAGGGCATCATCATCGCCGACACCAAGTTCGAATTCGGCCGCGCGGCGGACGGTCGCGTCATCCTGATCGACGAGGTGATGACGCCGGACAGTTCACGGTTCTGGGCCGCCGACGTCTACAAGCCCGGCCGGCCGCAGCCCTCTTTCGACAAGCAGCCGCTGCGCGACTATCTCGACGCCGAGCGCCATGCCGGCCGCTGGAACGGCGACGCCCCGCCGCCTCCGCTGCCCGACAGCGTGGTGGAGGCGACGAGCAAGCGCTATCTCGAAGCATACCGGCGCGTGACGGGGGATGAGCTAGAGGTTTAAATAGTCAACCGCGACCTCGCTCATTCTCCTGCTGTCGTCGCCCGGCTTGACCGGGCGATCCAGTACGCCGCGGCTTCTCGATTCATTCACTGCTTTCTCTGGGATACTGGGTCGCCCGGTCAAGCCGGGCGATGACAACTGTGGACGAGGCGGCCTTACCGTCATTGCGTCACCCTCACCTCCAATGCCAAGCTTCCAGGAAATAATATCCAGGGAGCGCCTCAATGACCGAAGTCGATTCCGTGCTCGTCGAGCGTGATGGTCCGGTGACCATCGTTTCCATCAACCGTCCGCATTGTCGCAACGCCGTTGACGGCGCGACCGCGCGGAAACTCTACGATGCGTTTCTTGCTTTCGATGTCGACGAGAGCGCGTCGGTTGCAGTGTTCACCGGCACCGGCGGCTATTTCTGCGCCGGCGCTGATCTGAAGGCGGTGGCGGCGGGCGATCCGAACAAGAGGCGGGAACTCGGCGGCCACGATTCGATTGCGCCGATGGGGCCAAGCCGGTTGCGGCTGTCGAAGCCGGTGATTGCCGCGGTCGAAGGCTTTGCGGTGGCCGGCGGCATGGAGCTCGCGCTATGGGCCGACATGCGCGTGGTTGCGGAAGACGCGACCTTCGGCATCTTCTGCCGCCGGTTTGGCGTGCCGTTGATCGATCTCGGCACCATTCGGCTACCGCGGCTGATCGGGCACTCGCAGGCGATCGACTTGATCCTCACCGGCCGGCCGGTCGGCGCGCAGGAGGCGCTGCGGATGGGCCTGGCCAATCGCGTCGTTGGCCGCGGCGAGGCAGCCGCCCAGGCGATTGCACTGGCACAGGAGATCGCGCGCTTCCCGCAAAAATGCCTGCGCGCCGATCGGCTGTCGGCGCTGCGGCAATGGGATCTTGCGGAGGAGGAAGCGATCGCCAACGAAATGCGCGGCGGGCTCGCGGTGATTGCGTCAGGAGAAACACTGTCGGGCGCGACGCGGTTTGCTTCCGGCGTGGGACGTCATGGCGCGTTTGCGAGTGACGCGAGCGATTAGAGGAGCCGTCGTCCCTGCGAACGCAGGGACGACGAGAGAGTTTGGGCTACACCCCGGCCATCATCACGTATTTGATCTCGACATATTCTTCCATGCCGTGATGCGAGCCTTCGCGCCCCAAGCCTGACTCCTTGACGCCGCCGAAGGGCGCGACTTCGGTGGTGATGAGGCCGGTGTTGACGCCGACCATGCCTGACTCCAGCGCTTCGGCGACGCGCCAGACGCGGCCGAGATCGCGGGAATAGAAGTAGGAGGCCAGGCCGAACGGCGAGGCGTTGCACATCGCGATCACGTCGGCTTCATCCTTGAAGCGGAATACCGGCGCCAGCGGCCCAAACGTTTCTTCATGCGCGACCAGCGCATCCGGCTTCACATTCGACAGCACCGTCGGCTCGAAGAAGCTGCCGCCGAGCGCATGGCGCTTGCCGCCGGTGACGATCTTCGCGCCGCCCTTCACCGCATTCTCGATGTGTTTCTCGACCTTGAGTACCGCGTCCATGTTGATCAGGGGACCCTGCACCACGCCCTGCTCCGTGCCGTCGCCGATCTTCATCGCCGCGACCTTCTTGGAAAGCTTCTCGACGAACGCGTCGTAGATCTTGTCCTGGGCGTAGAGGCGGTTGGCGCAGACACAGGTCTGGCCCATGTTGCGATACTTCGAGATCATCGCGCCCTCGACCGCGGCATCGATATCGGCATCATCGAACACCACAAACGGCGCGTTGCCGCCGAGCTCGAGGCCGAGCTTCTTCACGCCGACGGCGGCCTGCTGATAGAGGATCTTTCCGACTTCGGTCGAGCCGGTGAAGCCGACGAACCGCACCGCGGGATGCTCGCACAGCACCTTGCCGATCGCGGACGAATTGCCGGTGAGGATGTTGAACACGCCCTTCGGCACGCCGGCCTTTTCGGCGAGC
This region includes:
- a CDS encoding pirin family protein, encoding MSWQPSNDPVLGDPKSCDALDLIIVPRTRDLGDGFAVRRALPHGKRQMVGPFIFFDHFGPVQFMAGKGMDVRPHPHIGLATVTYLFDGSIMHRDSEGNIQEIQPGAMNLMTAGRGIAHSERTPDVQRRDGQKMLGLQSWIALPAGSEEIAPSFQHYAAEALPTVKESGFTARIIAGHGFGVKSPVSMVSPWFYTEVTAQAGTSVPLDPDHEERAIYLVDGEVEIANERYEGPRLLIFRPGDRITVKAVTPVRMMFLGGDALEGPRHIWWNFVSSSKERIEQAKQDWKTGRFAAVPQEHEFIPLPE
- a CDS encoding crotonase/enoyl-CoA hydratase family protein: MTEVDSVLVERDGPVTIVSINRPHCRNAVDGATARKLYDAFLAFDVDESASVAVFTGTGGYFCAGADLKAVAAGDPNKRRELGGHDSIAPMGPSRLRLSKPVIAAVEGFAVAGGMELALWADMRVVAEDATFGIFCRRFGVPLIDLGTIRLPRLIGHSQAIDLILTGRPVGAQEALRMGLANRVVGRGEAAAQAIALAQEIARFPQKCLRADRLSALRQWDLAEEEAIANEMRGGLAVIASGETLSGATRFASGVGRHGAFASDASD
- a CDS encoding NAD-dependent succinate-semialdehyde dehydrogenase, translated to MNPPVAARASKTSTPSLHDRLKDSSLLRDRCYIDGAWVGTPSRPVTNPVNGVELAKVPAFSTAEATQAVEAAERAFPAWAKLTAKQRSNILRKWFELIAANREDLALILTSEQGKPLAEALGEVDIGGAYVEFFAEEARRVYGETIPTQRPDARLLAIKQPIGVCGAITPWNFPCSMITRKVSPALAAGCTVVLKPANETPLTALALVALAEKAGVPKGVFNILTGNSSAIGKVLCEHPAVRFVGFTGSTEVGKILYQQAAVGVKKLGLELGGNAPFVVFDDADIDAAVEGAMISKYRNMGQTCVCANRLYAQDKIYDAFVEKLSKKVAAMKIGDGTEQGVVQGPLINMDAVLKVEKHIENAVKGGAKIVTGGKRHALGGSFFEPTVLSNVKPDALVAHEETFGPLAPVFRFKDEADVIAMCNASPFGLASYFYSRDLGRVWRVAEALESGMVGVNTGLITTEVAPFGGVKESGLGREGSHHGMEEYVEIKYVMMAGV
- a CDS encoding phosphoribosylaminoimidazolesuccinocarboxamide synthase; the encoded protein is MNAMLASDLPLPRIGRGKVRDIYAVGSDCVLLLTTDRISAFDVVMAETIPMKGAVLTQISAWWFRQLEGVVPHHMISADADEIIRKVPGLKDYRADILGRAMLCRRTTVFPVECVIRGYISGSAWKEYAASGTLAGEELAEGLLESGKLEPPIFSPATKAETGHDENITIARMREIVGNDVAEKLESMARTVYNFGERIARHQGIIIADTKFEFGRAADGRVILIDEVMTPDSSRFWAADVYKPGRPQPSFDKQPLRDYLDAERHAGRWNGDAPPPPLPDSVVEATSKRYLEAYRRVTGDELEV
- a CDS encoding helix-turn-helix domain-containing protein, whose product is MLLSTLDIALRGATVALLLVLAVSLFRGFGAVLVGRLAVAFAVGSAAHAVTCSIGVPSKVAPALAPVIALSTGNAVVFWLFTRALFEETFRLRWWHALVWAAVAVFSFVNCMWLAPASGVQFSIIMVNILALGFIVLAVVQTVASWSADLVEGRRRIRLFIVSAAALYGGLNAVLQISLSGSGSMEIANTLNSAMLAAVVAAIAIAMMRVEGADLFPAAAVVEPDPIETAAVVESSAADQKLIDALMRLMADERIYRRDNVTIGTLATKLAIPEYRLRRLINQRLGYRNFNVFLNEHRIAEAKAALADPSQAEVPVITIAMDAGFQSLGPFNRAFKAITGVTPTEYRRLKATMV